A region from the Corallococcus silvisoli genome encodes:
- a CDS encoding radical SAM protein, giving the protein MRYELHDGRVLTWSLETHVTTHCNLRCAQCCPLSPHLPAWAVTPSALGEDLRQLARVLKPNVFKLTGGEPFLHPDLPAVLDVVRASGLCEQVSITTNGFLAQSAPDAVYERLDRMTLSFYSSAPLPERSITRITERCDQHGVHLTVKAIDAFQRITPDAPLASDAEVQDVFAKCWLKQRCHLVHQGRFYTCTRPPHVATVLAAAHPHLPALAREDGVVLDAPDLLTRLLTYLERGTPLATCRHCLGSSGPWEPHAQLPRARP; this is encoded by the coding sequence GTGCGCTACGAGCTTCACGACGGCCGCGTCCTCACCTGGTCCCTGGAGACGCATGTCACCACGCACTGCAACCTGCGCTGCGCGCAGTGCTGCCCGCTGTCGCCGCACCTGCCCGCGTGGGCCGTGACGCCCTCGGCGCTGGGCGAGGACCTGCGCCAGCTGGCGCGCGTGCTCAAGCCCAACGTCTTCAAGCTCACCGGCGGCGAGCCGTTCCTCCATCCGGACCTGCCCGCCGTGCTCGACGTCGTGCGCGCCTCCGGCCTCTGCGAACAGGTGTCAATCACCACCAACGGCTTCCTCGCCCAGAGCGCCCCGGACGCCGTCTATGAGCGGCTCGACCGGATGACCCTGTCGTTCTACTCCTCCGCGCCCCTCCCCGAGCGCTCCATCACCCGCATCACCGAGCGCTGTGACCAGCACGGCGTCCACCTCACCGTGAAGGCCATCGACGCCTTCCAGCGCATCACCCCGGACGCACCCCTCGCGTCCGACGCGGAGGTCCAGGACGTCTTCGCGAAGTGCTGGCTCAAGCAGCGCTGCCACCTCGTCCACCAGGGCCGCTTCTACACCTGCACCCGCCCGCCCCACGTCGCCACCGTCCTCGCCGCCGCGCACCCGCACCTGCCCGCGCTCGCGCGAGAAGATGGCGTCGTGCTCGACGCGCCCGACCTGCTCACGCGCCTGCTCACCTATCTGGAACGGGGCACGCCGCTGGCGACCTGTCGCCACTGCCTGGGCTCCAGCGGGCCGTGGGAACCCCACGCGCAATTGCCCCGCGCCCGGCCTTGA
- a CDS encoding sensor histidine kinase codes for MLTRYGLAAASVLMAFLVQRALWPYMSSAPFLAFFAAVTFSGWRGGWGPGILATGLSLLTVDYFFMAPRETWATAPGNFVALGFFLVLSIFVTILNVSLRQANVERADLLERERAARAAAEYERARLWELFMRAPAHLVIFRGPEHRFELSNPLNSSMLGDQDLLGRPLREVSPRDEAERIARLLDRVYRTGEPFQGRERSLKIPQSDGAVREYIFDITYTPTRDTQGRVDGIAGFGFDVTDLVRARARAERLARELSHNEEHLRLLAGASSFLATSLDYKATLGNVVRLAVPALADWCIVDMMMEDGTFKRLEVAHAPGEDAALREPLWSPAPYHSIAPRLSGALPLLFRGQPFFIETVTEESLRQMTSDPGRLELFQRMQLRSIALVPMLAGERTLGILSFATTWRSGRFYTAADLPFLQELANRAALSLENARLYREAREAVRLRDEFLSIASHELKTPLTPLNLKLQSLRRELGRTPGPVRRELVESYLDVGSRQLKKLAELVNDLLDVSRIAAGRLSLVSTRVDLVELVREVVASYEGPAARSGSTLRLEVEEGVATGWWDRPRLEQVVVNLVDNAIKYGQGRPIDIRLETHAGKASLTVRDQGIGISEESLPRLFGRFERAVSERHYGGLGLGLYITRTLVEAMGGTVRVESRLGQGSVFTVELPLRAEPPIRPEQMPPADPASP; via the coding sequence GTGCTGACGCGCTACGGGCTGGCGGCGGCGAGCGTCCTGATGGCGTTCCTCGTCCAACGGGCGCTGTGGCCGTACATGTCCAGCGCCCCCTTCCTGGCCTTCTTCGCCGCCGTGACGTTCTCCGGGTGGCGAGGCGGCTGGGGGCCCGGAATCCTCGCCACCGGCCTCTCCCTGCTGACGGTGGACTACTTCTTCATGGCCCCGCGGGAGACCTGGGCCACCGCCCCTGGGAACTTCGTCGCGCTGGGCTTCTTCCTGGTGCTGTCGATCTTCGTGACGATCCTCAACGTGAGCCTGCGACAGGCCAACGTGGAGCGCGCGGACCTCCTGGAGCGCGAGCGCGCGGCCCGCGCCGCCGCCGAATATGAGCGCGCCCGGCTGTGGGAGCTGTTCATGCGCGCGCCCGCGCACCTGGTCATCTTCCGCGGGCCCGAGCACCGCTTCGAGCTGTCCAACCCGCTCAACTCCTCGATGTTGGGCGACCAGGACCTCCTGGGCCGGCCCTTGCGCGAGGTGAGCCCCAGGGACGAGGCGGAGCGCATCGCGCGGCTGCTCGACCGCGTCTACAGGACGGGCGAGCCCTTCCAGGGCCGGGAGCGGTCGCTCAAGATTCCCCAGTCGGACGGCGCCGTACGCGAATACATCTTCGACATCACCTACACGCCCACGCGCGACACGCAGGGGCGGGTGGACGGCATCGCCGGCTTCGGCTTCGACGTGACGGACCTGGTGCGCGCCCGCGCGCGGGCGGAGCGGCTGGCGCGCGAGCTGTCGCACAACGAGGAGCACCTGCGCCTGCTGGCGGGCGCCAGCTCCTTCCTGGCCACGTCGCTGGACTACAAGGCCACGCTGGGCAACGTGGTGCGCCTGGCGGTGCCCGCGCTGGCGGACTGGTGCATCGTCGACATGATGATGGAGGACGGCACCTTCAAGCGGCTGGAGGTGGCGCACGCCCCCGGGGAGGACGCAGCGCTCCGGGAGCCGCTGTGGAGCCCGGCGCCCTACCACTCCATCGCGCCCCGGCTGAGCGGCGCCCTCCCGCTGCTGTTCCGGGGGCAGCCCTTCTTCATCGAGACGGTCACCGAGGAGAGCCTGCGTCAGATGACGAGCGACCCGGGGCGTCTGGAGCTGTTCCAGCGGATGCAGCTGCGCTCCATCGCGCTGGTGCCCATGCTGGCCGGAGAGCGCACGTTGGGCATCCTCAGCTTCGCCACCACCTGGCGGTCCGGCCGCTTCTACACGGCCGCGGACCTGCCCTTCCTCCAGGAGCTGGCCAACCGCGCGGCGCTGTCCCTGGAGAACGCGCGGCTGTACCGCGAGGCGCGCGAGGCGGTGCGCCTGCGCGACGAGTTCCTGTCCATCGCGAGCCACGAGCTGAAGACGCCGCTGACGCCGCTCAACCTCAAGCTCCAGTCGCTGCGGCGCGAGCTGGGGCGCACCCCGGGCCCCGTGCGGCGCGAGCTGGTGGAGAGCTACCTGGACGTGGGCTCGCGGCAGTTGAAGAAGCTGGCGGAGCTGGTGAACGACCTGCTGGACGTGTCGCGCATCGCGGCGGGGCGGCTGTCCCTGGTGTCCACGCGGGTGGACCTGGTGGAGCTGGTGCGCGAGGTGGTGGCCTCGTACGAAGGTCCCGCCGCGCGCTCCGGCTCCACGCTGCGACTGGAGGTCGAGGAGGGCGTGGCGACGGGGTGGTGGGACCGGCCGCGCCTGGAGCAGGTGGTGGTGAACCTGGTGGACAACGCCATCAAGTACGGCCAGGGGCGCCCCATCGACATCCGCTTGGAGACGCACGCGGGGAAGGCGTCGCTGACGGTGCGAGACCAGGGCATCGGCATCTCGGAGGAGTCGCTGCCGCGCCTCTTCGGCCGCTTCGAGCGCGCGGTGAGCGAGCGGCACTATGGCGGCCTGGGGCTGGGGCTCTACATCACCCGCACGCTGGTGGAGGCCATGGGCGGGACGGTGCGCGTGGAGAGCCGCCTGGGGCAGGGCTCCGTCTTCACGGTGGAGCTGCCGCTGCGCGCGGAGCCGCCGATCCGCCCGGAGCAGATGCCCCCGGCGGACCCCGCCTCGCCCTGA
- a CDS encoding aldo/keto reductase, with protein METRKLGRQGLTVSALGLGCMGMSDFYSGRDDTESEATLLHALDRGITFFDTADAYGPGRNEELVGRVLGPHRAKLVLATKFGLVRDPANPQSRGINGRPEYVKQACDASLKRLGMEVIDLYYLHRVDPKTPIEDTVGAMAELVKAGKVRFLGLSEVNVETLRRACAVHPITAVQSEYSLWSREPEDGVLEACRELGVGFVPYSPLGRGFLTGQFKRIEDLPEDDYRRHSPRFQGENFQRNLKLVEHIDRLARQKQCTPAQLALAWVLSRGQDVVPIPGTKRRKYLDDNLGALDVKLTQQDLADIEAIAPPGVAAGDRYPAAMQGSLQPNARKEAR; from the coding sequence ATGGAGACTCGAAAGCTGGGCAGGCAGGGCCTCACCGTTTCGGCGCTGGGCCTGGGCTGCATGGGCATGTCGGATTTCTATTCGGGCCGGGATGACACGGAGTCGGAGGCCACGCTGCTCCACGCGTTGGACCGGGGCATCACCTTCTTCGACACCGCGGACGCCTATGGCCCGGGACGGAACGAGGAGCTGGTGGGCCGCGTGCTCGGTCCCCACCGCGCGAAGCTCGTGCTGGCCACGAAGTTCGGCCTCGTGCGCGACCCGGCCAACCCGCAGTCGCGCGGCATCAACGGCCGGCCGGAGTACGTGAAGCAGGCGTGCGACGCGAGCCTGAAGCGCCTGGGAATGGAAGTCATCGACCTGTACTACCTGCACCGTGTCGACCCGAAGACGCCCATCGAGGACACCGTGGGCGCGATGGCGGAGCTGGTGAAGGCGGGCAAGGTGCGCTTCCTGGGGCTGTCGGAGGTCAACGTGGAGACACTGCGCCGCGCGTGCGCCGTGCACCCCATCACGGCGGTCCAGTCGGAATACTCGCTGTGGAGCCGTGAGCCCGAGGACGGCGTCCTCGAGGCGTGCCGCGAGCTGGGCGTGGGCTTCGTCCCCTACAGCCCCCTGGGCCGCGGCTTCCTCACCGGCCAGTTCAAGCGCATCGAGGACCTGCCCGAGGACGACTACCGCCGCCACTCGCCCCGCTTCCAGGGGGAGAACTTCCAGCGCAACCTGAAGCTGGTGGAGCACATCGACCGGCTCGCGCGCCAGAAGCAGTGCACGCCCGCGCAGCTCGCGCTCGCCTGGGTGCTCTCCCGGGGCCAGGACGTGGTCCCCATCCCGGGCACCAAGCGCCGCAAGTACCTGGACGACAACCTGGGCGCCCTGGACGTGAAGCTCACGCAGCAGGACCTGGCGGACATCGAAGCCATCGCGCCGCCGGGAGTGGCCGCCGGGGACCGCTACCCCGCCGCCATGCAGGGGTCCCTCCAGCCCAACGCTCGGAAGGAAGCCCGCTGA